The Candidatus Accumulibacter similis genome has a segment encoding these proteins:
- a CDS encoding DEAD/DEAH box helicase gives MLNPITYTEQVVGDFLRYQLSTYAFADAGLYQQMRALLNLEQTRNTPLMKGPFISLSRTFQQGASLEQLVKDAILHPHLRQLSPYPSAYLHQEQAIRAIHAGQPTLVATGTGSGKTECFLLPIISRCLQLRDQAAPAGITAVIVYPMNALAEDQLQRMRALLAGTGVSFGMYVGKTPRTEADVTGVRLPPGSTATDYKAKLAIMQLQNQDRALHPAEERASREAMRKPGDQPRILLTNVKQLELLLTRQQDLDLFDNAPLEFLVFDEAHTFTGAQGGETACLIRRLRAYCGKDEASTTCIATSATIADPVNGLEAGRDFASRFFGVDGSKVALVGESYENDLWGTPRKASPPLNGNQALQLQTLLEVLSQVDRDDAGEAAVQSLRVWFQSATGDRLPAGNWREAMCQWLSHNEVVFQIAEALRKPRKLQDLLTSLGDTLGRPISQEEILVWLALGAASRQGGRPLLRPVVHGFVRGVSGAVVTFPELSKEARLWLSAEDALADDADLHRFPLLSCTTCGQHYFEHGLEDFNFTGPKPGGGSAEGSGRVWRGTEINLGGLRALSLDHQVGAETEDDPVRTETLFACRYCGTVHDSNVTECVGCGRDKVLKPLYFVQQKEDNPGKLTRCVSCGATGRRFSGSYREPARPVRATTVADVHVLAQSMIHRAERRRLLVFADNRQDAAFQAGWMQDRSRRFRLRELIFQKLRQAPISVSDLTLWLDVTLDADDELSRALIPEVWRAEPKSEAGQAHGQERKWFLRVQILRELSVGGRQRVGLEPMGRLKIDYLGLKDDHPVLLRWAKRLGCKVEALVDGVASLLDAARSRRMLFDSVTKVYSKFWLDGEVQMLRGYLPSMKGVPSALKFQRDTQDDDGRIKQWYSSYGTVAKQAAAAWGVVPDEVQPFLDEMWKLVSEDLQLLAPVQLLGARGRLLPGCAGAHQVDVNRLMLRPDTGMYRCQTCRRLHARSNPGMTCMAWRCSGTLVFEPENLDNYDLLMLDQEFAMLRAKEHSAQIPGAERERIENAFKSDGERINTLVCTPTLEMGVNIGSLDAVLMRNVPPLPANYWQRAGRAGRQFRMALDITYARAASHDRAYFNEPLKMLEGLVEPPSFNLRNPVMVAKHVHAAVLTSLFSMLRAKALPEGQLEALQNAMRTCLPQQIKSFLFTPEGLVRPAPMTVDALADVIRQHRASLMLAVQAAFQQGWPETDAEVVNPIRLQNIIDRVTAELQVVVDRLFQRLQWALGQLQRLRKVAAAKGSMDPDEEALRSRCERLVKKLKGEARRRANQAEGIDDTNTYGVLAAEGFLPGYGLDTGTVSITHVAPRFGSDISDWELRRNSALAVREYVPGNLIYANAHKFVPRTFHLVPEEPIVFAVDLANESIEETGGLGRVAAPTQAGAIGVTSIFGVQVCDVDAPHHSYISDDEDYRFQMPVAVFGQDQGRHSGGPAYEWGAATLHLKHGLHMRLVNVGAAAQVKSRGDLGYPVCLVCGQSRSPMSTQRELDAFNEHHIERCGRPIQKIAFYAEVVADSLVLPDCASKEAAYSLMESLRQGAAEVLDMEISDLQVQVLGKPGTEKYDALLYDPMPGGSGLLEQMLAHWPAVVEHTLALVEDCPSACETSCVDCLQHFRNSFYHAELNRHTAQAYLREWGAEVRFSHVIPAVLPDETRLQKPGNPPEQQLAAMLRAAGLVNFETEKPIALSGGITTRPDVYFHAPNDQYEGVCVYLDGMSEHLHGNAVTATKDRQIRDELLNTEYEVVAIQYQDLYDKTVMRTHMRRIARAVVGRIKAREVEASDDWFVDQKPGSPSVPSDATVNVSATIYPFPAIHPSAPNFMPYENCVPLSTLKAAAGLWSEEQSALAGLADQTEEWAVLEEFKLVKGMFVAQVIGHSMEPLVPSGSYCLFRPVPGGTKEGRKLLVWHAGVTDEETSGQYTLKVYHSEKAADGDAVLNERVVLKPINPDFSAIVLKPAAEGDVRAVAELVRVL, from the coding sequence TGTACGTTGGCAAAACGCCGCGTACCGAGGCTGATGTGACCGGAGTGCGCCTGCCGCCGGGCAGCACGGCGACCGACTACAAGGCCAAGCTGGCCATCATGCAGCTTCAGAATCAGGACCGCGCGCTCCATCCTGCGGAAGAGCGTGCCAGCCGCGAGGCGATGCGCAAGCCGGGTGACCAGCCGCGCATCCTGCTGACCAACGTGAAGCAGTTGGAACTGCTGCTGACCCGCCAGCAGGATCTGGATCTGTTCGATAACGCGCCGCTCGAATTTCTGGTGTTCGACGAGGCACACACTTTCACCGGCGCACAGGGCGGCGAGACCGCCTGCCTGATCCGGCGTTTGCGTGCCTACTGCGGCAAGGACGAAGCCAGCACGACCTGTATCGCCACGTCCGCGACGATCGCCGACCCGGTGAACGGGCTGGAAGCCGGACGCGACTTTGCCAGTCGCTTTTTCGGGGTCGATGGCAGCAAGGTGGCGCTGGTCGGCGAGTCCTACGAGAATGATCTGTGGGGCACCCCACGCAAGGCCAGCCCACCGTTGAACGGCAACCAGGCGCTACAGCTACAGACCTTGCTGGAGGTGTTGAGTCAGGTGGACCGCGACGATGCCGGCGAAGCGGCGGTGCAGTCGCTGCGCGTGTGGTTTCAATCGGCTACCGGCGACCGCCTGCCGGCGGGCAACTGGCGCGAGGCGATGTGCCAGTGGCTGAGTCACAACGAAGTCGTATTCCAGATTGCCGAGGCGCTGCGCAAACCACGCAAGCTGCAAGACCTTCTGACCAGCTTAGGTGACACCCTCGGGCGGCCGATTTCGCAGGAAGAGATTCTGGTGTGGCTGGCCCTGGGCGCTGCTTCGCGCCAGGGCGGGCGACCGCTGTTGCGTCCGGTGGTTCACGGCTTTGTCCGCGGCGTGAGTGGTGCAGTGGTGACCTTCCCCGAACTGAGCAAGGAAGCCCGCTTGTGGTTGTCAGCCGAAGACGCGTTGGCGGATGATGCCGACTTGCATCGCTTCCCGTTGCTGAGTTGCACCACTTGCGGTCAGCACTACTTCGAGCATGGCCTTGAAGACTTCAACTTCACCGGCCCGAAGCCGGGCGGCGGCAGTGCGGAGGGCTCAGGACGGGTCTGGCGCGGCACCGAGATCAATCTGGGCGGCCTTCGGGCCTTGTCGCTGGACCACCAGGTGGGCGCGGAGACCGAAGACGACCCCGTGCGTACCGAGACGCTGTTTGCCTGCCGCTACTGCGGCACTGTGCATGACAGCAATGTTACCGAGTGTGTCGGCTGCGGCCGCGACAAGGTGTTGAAGCCGCTGTACTTCGTCCAGCAGAAGGAAGATAACCCGGGCAAGCTAACCCGGTGTGTGTCCTGCGGTGCGACCGGTCGCCGATTCAGCGGCAGTTACCGCGAGCCCGCCCGCCCGGTACGAGCTACGACGGTGGCCGACGTGCACGTCCTGGCGCAAAGCATGATCCACCGCGCCGAGCGCCGACGCCTACTGGTCTTCGCCGACAACCGTCAGGACGCGGCGTTTCAGGCGGGCTGGATGCAGGATCGCTCGCGCCGGTTTCGCTTGCGCGAACTAATCTTCCAGAAACTGCGGCAGGCGCCGATTTCGGTGAGCGACCTGACCTTGTGGCTGGATGTAACGCTGGATGCCGATGACGAGTTATCGAGGGCCTTGATACCCGAGGTTTGGCGGGCGGAGCCGAAGTCCGAGGCGGGCCAGGCGCACGGGCAGGAACGCAAGTGGTTCTTGCGTGTGCAGATACTGCGGGAACTGTCGGTGGGGGGGCGGCAGCGCGTCGGCCTGGAGCCGATGGGGCGCCTGAAGATCGACTACCTGGGGCTCAAAGACGATCACCCAGTGCTGCTGCGTTGGGCCAAGCGCCTCGGGTGCAAGGTCGAGGCATTGGTCGACGGCGTAGCTTCCTTACTGGATGCGGCGCGCTCACGTCGCATGTTGTTCGACAGCGTGACGAAGGTGTACTCGAAGTTCTGGCTCGACGGTGAGGTCCAGATGCTGCGCGGCTATCTGCCTTCGATGAAGGGGGTTCCTTCTGCGCTCAAGTTCCAGCGCGACACGCAGGACGACGATGGCCGCATCAAGCAGTGGTACAGCAGCTACGGAACTGTGGCCAAGCAGGCGGCGGCGGCATGGGGTGTCGTGCCGGACGAGGTTCAGCCATTTCTTGATGAAATGTGGAAGCTGGTCAGCGAAGACCTTCAGTTGTTGGCGCCGGTACAGTTGCTGGGGGCACGAGGCAGGTTGCTGCCGGGCTGCGCGGGCGCGCATCAGGTCGATGTCAACCGGCTGATGTTGCGCCCGGACACGGGCATGTACCGCTGCCAAACCTGCCGCCGGCTGCATGCGCGCAGCAACCCCGGCATGACCTGCATGGCATGGCGCTGCAGCGGTACGCTAGTGTTCGAGCCGGAGAATCTGGACAACTACGATCTGCTGATGCTCGACCAGGAATTCGCGATGCTGAGGGCGAAGGAGCACTCGGCACAGATTCCGGGGGCCGAGCGCGAACGTATCGAGAATGCCTTCAAGAGCGACGGCGAACGCATCAACACGCTGGTGTGCACGCCGACCCTGGAGATGGGGGTGAACATCGGGTCGCTGGACGCGGTGCTGATGCGCAATGTGCCACCGCTGCCCGCCAACTATTGGCAGCGGGCAGGGCGGGCGGGCCGCCAGTTCCGCATGGCGCTGGACATCACCTATGCACGGGCGGCCAGCCATGACCGGGCCTATTTCAACGAGCCGCTGAAAATGCTGGAAGGGCTGGTCGAGCCGCCCAGCTTCAATCTGCGCAACCCGGTTATGGTGGCCAAGCATGTTCATGCCGCAGTGCTGACTTCCTTGTTCAGTATGCTGCGAGCAAAGGCTTTGCCGGAGGGCCAACTCGAGGCATTGCAGAACGCCATGCGTACCTGCCTGCCGCAGCAGATCAAGTCGTTCTTGTTCACGCCGGAGGGTTTGGTGCGACCGGCGCCGATGACCGTCGATGCGCTCGCGGATGTGATACGCCAGCATCGGGCCAGCCTGATGCTTGCGGTGCAGGCCGCGTTCCAGCAGGGGTGGCCGGAAACCGATGCCGAGGTCGTCAACCCGATACGCTTGCAGAACATCATCGATCGGGTGACTGCTGAATTGCAGGTCGTGGTCGACCGGCTGTTCCAGCGGCTGCAATGGGCTTTGGGGCAGTTGCAGCGACTGCGCAAGGTCGCTGCAGCCAAGGGCTCGATGGACCCGGATGAAGAAGCGCTGCGCAGCCGCTGCGAGCGGCTGGTCAAGAAATTGAAGGGCGAAGCCCGGCGCCGCGCCAATCAGGCAGAAGGCATTGACGACACCAATACTTATGGTGTGCTCGCCGCGGAAGGCTTTCTGCCGGGCTACGGGCTCGACACGGGCACTGTCAGCATCACGCACGTGGCACCACGCTTCGGCTCGGATATCTCGGATTGGGAGTTGCGGCGTAATAGCGCCCTGGCCGTGCGCGAATACGTGCCCGGCAACCTGATCTATGCCAACGCCCACAAGTTCGTGCCGCGCACCTTTCACTTGGTGCCGGAAGAGCCGATCGTCTTTGCGGTCGATCTGGCGAATGAGTCCATCGAGGAAACCGGTGGGTTGGGCCGCGTGGCGGCGCCGACGCAGGCGGGGGCCATCGGCGTGACCAGCATCTTCGGCGTCCAGGTCTGCGACGTTGACGCACCGCATCACTCGTACATCTCGGACGATGAGGACTACCGTTTCCAGATGCCGGTGGCGGTGTTCGGCCAAGATCAGGGCCGGCATTCCGGCGGGCCCGCCTACGAATGGGGGGCGGCCACACTGCATCTGAAACATGGCCTGCACATGCGGCTGGTCAACGTCGGCGCTGCGGCTCAGGTGAAGTCGCGCGGCGACCTGGGCTATCCCGTCTGTCTGGTATGTGGTCAGAGTCGCTCGCCGATGAGCACACAGAGAGAGTTGGACGCTTTCAACGAGCATCACATCGAGCGCTGCGGGCGCCCGATCCAGAAGATCGCCTTCTATGCCGAGGTGGTGGCCGATTCATTGGTGTTGCCCGACTGCGCCTCCAAGGAAGCGGCGTACAGCCTGATGGAGTCACTGCGCCAAGGCGCCGCCGAGGTGCTGGACATGGAGATTTCCGACCTCCAGGTGCAGGTGTTGGGCAAACCCGGGACAGAAAAATACGACGCACTGCTGTATGACCCGATGCCCGGCGGATCGGGCCTGCTGGAGCAGATGCTTGCCCACTGGCCCGCAGTGGTCGAGCACACCTTAGCCCTGGTCGAGGATTGCCCGTCGGCCTGTGAAACCTCGTGTGTGGACTGCCTGCAGCACTTCCGCAATTCGTTCTACCACGCCGAACTGAATCGCCATACCGCGCAGGCATATCTGCGTGAGTGGGGGGCGGAAGTTCGTTTCAGCCACGTGATCCCGGCGGTCTTGCCCGACGAAACACGGTTACAGAAACCTGGCAATCCACCGGAGCAGCAACTCGCGGCGATGCTCAGGGCCGCCGGCCTGGTCAACTTCGAGACTGAGAAACCGATCGCGCTGAGCGGTGGAATCACCACCCGGCCGGACGTCTATTTCCATGCGCCCAACGATCAGTATGAGGGCGTTTGCGTGTACCTGGACGGCATGAGCGAGCACCTGCACGGCAACGCGGTAACAGCGACCAAAGACCGGCAGATTCGTGATGAGTTGCTGAACACTGAATACGAGGTGGTGGCGATTCAGTACCAGGATCTGTATGACAAGACCGTTATGCGGACCCACATGCGCCGTATCGCCAGGGCGGTTGTGGGAAGAATCAAGGCCAGGGAAGTGGAGGCTTCTGATGACTGGTTCGTCGATCAGAAGCCGGGCTCTCCCTCTGTGCCGAGCGACGCGACGGTCAATGTCAGCGCGACGATCTACCCGTTTCCGGCCATCCATCCGTCAGCACCGAATTTCATGCCCTATGAAAACTGCGTACCCCTCAGCACGCTGAAGGCGGCAGCCGGTCTGTGGAGCGAAGAGCAATCCGCCCTGGCCGGACTTGCCGATCAAACCGAGGAATGGGCGGTGCTGGAGGAGTTCAAGCTGGTGAAGGGCATGTTCGTGGCGCAGGTCATTGGACATTCGATGGAACCTCTGGTGCCTTCCGGCAGTTATTGCCTCTTCCGGCCCGTGCCTGGCGGCACGAAAGAAGGCCGCAAGCTGCTCGTCTGGCATGCCGGGGTCACAGACGAGGAAACCAGTGGTCAGTACACGCTCAAGGTCTACCACAGCGAGAAGGCGGCTGATGGCGATGCCGTGCTCAATGAGCGGGTTGTCCTCAAACCGATCAATCCCGACTTCAGTGCTATTGTGCTGAAGCCAGCCGCCGAGGGGGATGTTCGCGCCGTCGCCGAGTTGGTGCGGGTACTTTGA